A genomic segment from Cyanobium sp. NIES-981 encodes:
- a CDS encoding 3-isopropylmalate dehydratase small subunit 2, translating to MSSPSSTASPSYPSGPIARISGTAVVVRGDDIDTDRIIPARFLKCVTFEGLGDQAFADDRAELQGQHPFDRPEHRGASLLLVNRNFGCGSSREHAPQALMRWGIRAVVGESFAEIFYGNCLALGIPCLTAPHALMLALQQAAAAAPASVFHLDVAAATLEGAGDRWGLDLPAGPRQMLASGQWDATGQLLSHGAALDALVKRLPYLNDFQVGGLAPAA from the coding sequence ATGTCCAGCCCCAGTTCCACAGCCAGCCCCTCCTATCCGAGCGGTCCGATCGCCCGCATCAGCGGCACCGCCGTGGTGGTGCGCGGCGATGACATCGACACCGATCGCATCATTCCCGCCCGCTTCCTCAAGTGCGTCACCTTCGAGGGCCTCGGGGATCAGGCGTTCGCCGACGACCGTGCCGAGCTGCAGGGGCAGCATCCCTTCGATCGGCCCGAACACCGGGGCGCCAGCCTGCTGCTGGTGAACCGCAACTTCGGCTGCGGTTCCAGCCGTGAACATGCCCCCCAGGCCCTGATGCGCTGGGGCATCCGTGCCGTGGTGGGGGAGAGCTTCGCGGAGATCTTCTACGGCAACTGTCTGGCCCTCGGCATCCCCTGCCTCACCGCTCCCCATGCGCTGATGCTGGCCCTCCAGCAGGCGGCCGCCGCCGCCCCCGCCAGCGTGTTCCACCTCGATGTGGCCGCGGCCACCCTGGAGGGAGCTGGCGATCGCTGGGGGCTGGATCTCCCGGCGGGGCCCCGGCAGATGCTCGCCAGCGGGCAATGGGATGCCACAGGCCAGCTGCTGAGTCACGGGGCGGCACTCGACGCGCTCGTGAAGCGACTGCCCTACCTCAATGACTTTCAGGTGGGCGGGCTCGCGCCGGCGGCCTGA
- the leuC gene encoding 3-isopropylmalate dehydratase large subunit — MSAATLYDKVWDLHRVADLPGGSTQLFIGLHLIHEVTSPQAFAALKDLGLSVRHPERTVATVDHIVPTTSQARPFADPLAEAMLSTLERNCAEHGITLHGLGSGRQGIVHVIAPELGLTQPGMTVACGDSHTSTHGAFGAIAFGIGTSQVRDVLASQSLSMGKLKVRRIWVEGRLQPGVYAKDLVLHIIRSLGVKGGVGYAYEFAGPAIAALSMEERMTLCNMAIEGGARCGYVNPDATTFAYLKGRPFAPQGDAWERAVAWWSSLASGPEAVFDDEVRFDAGAIAPTVTWGITPGQGIGVDEVIPTLENTPADERPLAEEAYRYMDLRPGAPIAGTPVDVCFIGSCTNGRLSDLQAAAHVARGRRVAPGIKAFVVPGSEQVAAAAEAEGLDQVFTAAGFEWREPGCSMCLAMNPDRLEGRQISASSSNRNFKGRQGSASGRTLLMSPAMVAAAAVTGRVSDVRELLAATPAATAAPTR; from the coding sequence GTGAGCGCCGCCACGCTGTACGACAAGGTCTGGGACCTGCATCGGGTGGCCGATCTGCCCGGCGGCTCGACCCAGCTGTTCATCGGTCTGCACCTCATCCATGAGGTCACCAGCCCCCAGGCCTTCGCCGCCCTCAAGGATCTGGGCCTGTCGGTGCGCCACCCCGAGCGCACGGTGGCCACGGTGGATCACATCGTGCCCACCACCTCCCAGGCCCGGCCCTTCGCGGATCCCCTGGCTGAGGCCATGCTCTCCACCCTGGAGCGCAACTGCGCGGAGCACGGCATCACGCTGCACGGACTCGGCAGCGGCCGCCAGGGCATCGTGCATGTGATCGCTCCGGAACTCGGCCTCACCCAGCCGGGGATGACCGTGGCCTGCGGCGATTCCCACACTTCCACCCACGGCGCCTTCGGGGCCATCGCCTTCGGCATCGGCACCAGCCAGGTGCGCGATGTGCTGGCCAGCCAGAGCCTCTCGATGGGCAAGCTGAAGGTGCGTCGGATCTGGGTGGAGGGCCGACTGCAGCCCGGCGTCTACGCCAAGGATCTGGTGCTCCACATCATCCGCAGCCTCGGGGTGAAGGGAGGTGTGGGCTACGCCTACGAATTCGCCGGTCCTGCCATCGCGGCCCTGTCGATGGAGGAGCGGATGACCCTCTGCAACATGGCGATCGAAGGGGGTGCCCGCTGCGGCTACGTGAACCCCGATGCCACCACCTTCGCCTACCTCAAGGGGCGCCCGTTCGCGCCCCAGGGGGACGCCTGGGAGCGGGCCGTGGCCTGGTGGAGCAGCCTCGCCAGCGGCCCCGAGGCCGTGTTCGACGACGAGGTGCGCTTCGATGCCGGCGCCATCGCCCCCACGGTGACCTGGGGGATCACCCCGGGCCAGGGCATCGGGGTTGATGAGGTGATCCCCACCCTCGAGAACACGCCCGCCGATGAGCGGCCCCTGGCGGAGGAGGCCTACCGCTACATGGATCTGCGCCCCGGTGCACCGATTGCCGGCACCCCGGTGGACGTGTGCTTCATCGGCAGCTGCACCAACGGCCGCCTCAGCGATCTGCAGGCCGCGGCCCACGTGGCCCGGGGCCGGCGGGTGGCCCCGGGCATCAAGGCGTTCGTGGTGCCCGGATCGGAGCAGGTGGCCGCCGCCGCCGAGGCCGAAGGTCTCGATCAGGTGTTCACCGCCGCCGGTTTCGAGTGGCGTGAGCCCGGCTGCTCGATGTGCCTGGCCATGAACCCCGACCGTCTCGAGGGGCGCCAGATCAGTGCCAGCTCCAGCAACCGCAACTTCAAGGGGCGGCAGGGCTCGGCCTCCGGCCGCACCCTGCTGATGAGTCCGGCCATGGTGGCCGCCGCCGCCGTCACCGGCCGGGTGAGCGATGTGCGCGAGCTGCTGGCGGCCACCCCGGCCGCCACGGCCGCCCCCACCCGCTGA
- a CDS encoding YrbL family protein → MADRVLQLDASTFVGRGLHRECHRHPDDPRLCVKVDIGDDPHDSRRERRFYRHLERRGIAWDVVPRSFGPVQTNLGPGWSFELIQDAPGVVARTLQHYLDDLEASERYCRQLCQGLQALRQAMLRDGILTLALRPKNVVCRRVGDDTVRLFIVDSIGNTDFIPICSYSRWFARRKAARKWERFEQSLLIRYPHNPFLARILGRLPLDTSLPVAGTAPSAPAVAESLDGPCRAVTPSSRASRPPGAGG, encoded by the coding sequence ATGGCTGACCGCGTGCTCCAGCTGGACGCCTCCACGTTCGTGGGCAGGGGCCTGCACCGTGAGTGCCACCGCCACCCCGACGACCCGCGTCTCTGCGTGAAGGTGGACATCGGCGACGATCCCCACGACAGCCGCCGGGAGCGGCGCTTCTACCGCCACCTCGAGCGGCGAGGCATTGCCTGGGACGTGGTGCCCCGCTCCTTCGGGCCGGTGCAGACCAATCTCGGGCCCGGCTGGAGTTTCGAGCTGATCCAGGACGCCCCGGGCGTGGTGGCCCGGACGCTGCAGCACTATCTGGACGACCTGGAGGCCTCGGAGCGCTACTGCCGCCAGCTCTGCCAGGGGCTCCAGGCCCTGCGGCAGGCGATGCTGCGCGACGGCATCCTCACCCTGGCCCTGCGCCCCAAGAACGTGGTGTGCCGCCGCGTCGGTGACGACACCGTCCGGCTCTTCATCGTGGACAGCATCGGCAACACCGACTTCATCCCGATCTGCAGTTACAGCCGCTGGTTCGCCCGCCGCAAGGCCGCCCGCAAGTGGGAGCGCTTCGAGCAGAGCCTGCTGATCCGCTATCCCCACAACCCCTTCCTGGCCAGGATCCTGGGCAGGCTGCCCCTGGACACGTCCCTGCCGGTGGCCGGAACGGCCCCCTCGGCACCGGCTGTTGCGGAGTCGCTCGATGGCCCCTGCCGCGCGGTCACCCCCAGCTCCCGCGCCTCACGGCCGCCAGGTGCTGGCGGCTGA
- a CDS encoding MarC family protein: MEDLNRYVITLLALINPLICALMLRQCTEGASRQERLRGVGNVVLRTGLILVLSAALGPRLLHTLGISLDVFRIVGGAVIALIGYGMFQSPQGQPPASQSSSPLDPIVIFAASPGTVATVITLSVMRGPEEGPLLAVAAVAIALAITAVVMAALVLRPGRAGGASSSLVTRFLGLILIAMGLQFVLTNLRAFFRAA; this comes from the coding sequence ATGGAGGATCTCAACCGCTACGTGATCACCCTGCTGGCGTTGATCAACCCCCTGATCTGCGCCCTGATGCTGCGCCAGTGCACCGAGGGGGCTTCACGGCAGGAGCGGCTGCGCGGCGTGGGGAACGTGGTGCTGCGTACCGGCTTGATCCTGGTGCTCAGCGCGGCCCTGGGGCCGCGGCTGTTGCACACCCTGGGCATTTCCCTGGATGTGTTTCGCATCGTGGGCGGTGCGGTGATCGCCCTGATCGGCTACGGCATGTTCCAGTCGCCCCAGGGCCAGCCGCCGGCCTCACAGTCCTCCAGCCCCCTGGATCCGATCGTGATCTTCGCCGCCAGTCCCGGTACCGTGGCTACGGTGATCACCCTCTCGGTGATGCGGGGGCCAGAGGAGGGGCCTCTGCTGGCCGTGGCCGCCGTGGCGATTGCCCTGGCCATCACCGCCGTGGTGATGGCGGCTCTGGTGCTGCGCCCCGGACGGGCCGGAGGTGCCAGCTCCTCCCTGGTCACCCGCTTCCTGGGCCTGATCCTGATCGCGATGGGGTTGCAGTTCGTGCTCACCAACCTCCGGGCTTTCTTCCGGGCCGCCTGA
- a CDS encoding DUF1254 domain-containing protein, producing the protein MIRLALCCRALAAALALAPLAPVASLAQVLKGPPADPSFRYSTPIPPGVAIPDTLETRLGTLRFQGGVPDASTTDRLLDNLDFQRAVQAYLLGLPPVNQLANRSAILTMGPANRTVPIWEQLVDSRTVELTANDNTPYTWFWLDLRQGPLVLEVPPKVLGLINDMWYRWSGDLGITGADKGRGGKYLLLPPGYKGATPSGYYVIRPSTFSIWAGWRSFLVDGDPKPGVDAVRARTKIYPLAQAANPVKPTFVNMSGKPFNMVGPSGFRFWEMLNQVVQDEPTTEVDPTTLGLWASIGIQKGKPFAPDARMKAILTEAAAVGDATARALAYRMRDRQGYIYDNANWRYAFFGGYTFEWQPGVANLDAAAFFFFLATGVTPAMDTKIVGEGSTYPWTALDANDQPLDGGRTYRLRLPPNVPAKNFWSVIVYNAQTRSMQQTNQQFPSVSSQNTDLQTNADGSVDVYFGPKPPAGKESNWIQTVPGQSWFTILRLYGPLEPWFQRTWRPGEIEPLS; encoded by the coding sequence ATGATCCGCCTTGCGCTTTGCTGCCGTGCCCTGGCTGCCGCTCTGGCCCTTGCCCCACTGGCGCCGGTGGCCAGCCTGGCTCAGGTGTTGAAGGGCCCGCCCGCGGACCCCAGCTTCCGCTACTCCACCCCGATTCCCCCAGGGGTCGCCATCCCCGACACCCTGGAGACGCGCCTTGGCACCCTGCGGTTCCAGGGAGGCGTCCCCGACGCCTCCACCACGGACAGGCTGCTGGACAACCTGGATTTCCAGCGCGCCGTGCAGGCCTACCTGCTCGGCCTGCCGCCGGTGAACCAGCTGGCCAATCGCAGCGCCATCCTCACCATGGGCCCCGCCAACCGCACGGTGCCGATCTGGGAGCAGCTGGTGGATTCCCGCACCGTGGAGCTCACCGCCAACGACAACACCCCCTACACCTGGTTCTGGCTGGATCTGCGCCAGGGCCCGTTGGTGCTGGAGGTGCCGCCGAAGGTGCTGGGCCTGATAAACGACATGTGGTACCGCTGGAGCGGCGATCTCGGCATCACAGGAGCGGACAAGGGGCGCGGCGGCAAGTATCTGCTGCTGCCACCCGGGTACAAGGGAGCGACCCCCAGCGGGTACTACGTCATCCGGCCGTCCACCTTCAGCATCTGGGCTGGCTGGCGCAGCTTCCTGGTGGATGGCGATCCGAAGCCGGGGGTCGACGCCGTCAGGGCCCGCACGAAGATCTATCCCCTGGCCCAGGCCGCCAACCCGGTGAAGCCCACCTTCGTGAACATGAGCGGCAAGCCGTTCAACATGGTGGGCCCCTCTGGCTTCCGCTTCTGGGAGATGCTGAACCAGGTGGTGCAGGACGAGCCCACCACCGAAGTGGATCCCACCACGCTGGGCCTGTGGGCCTCGATCGGGATTCAGAAGGGCAAGCCGTTCGCGCCTGATGCCCGCATGAAGGCGATCCTCACCGAGGCCGCCGCCGTGGGTGACGCCACGGCCCGGGCGCTCGCCTACCGGATGCGCGACCGGCAGGGCTACATCTACGACAACGCCAACTGGCGCTATGCCTTCTTCGGCGGCTACACCTTCGAGTGGCAGCCGGGCGTGGCCAATCTGGACGCAGCCGCCTTCTTCTTCTTTCTTGCCACCGGGGTCACCCCGGCCATGGACACCAAGATCGTCGGCGAGGGCTCCACTTACCCCTGGACCGCGCTGGATGCCAACGACCAGCCCCTCGATGGGGGCCGGACCTATCGCTTGCGGCTTCCGCCCAACGTGCCGGCGAAGAACTTCTGGTCGGTGATCGTCTACAACGCCCAGACCCGCTCGATGCAGCAGACGAACCAGCAGTTCCCCAGCGTCAGCAGCCAGAACACCGACCTGCAGACCAATGCCGATGGTTCGGTGGATGTCTACTTCGGCCCGAAGCCGCCCGCCGGCAAGGAGTCCAACTGGATCCAGACCGTTCCCGGGCAGAGCTGGTTCACGATCCTGCGTCTCTACGGCCCCCTGGAGCCGTGGTTCCAGCGAACCTGGCGCCCGGGGGAGATCGAACCGCTGTCCTGA